TAGATGAGTACAACCAGCGAAGACCACATGAATCTTTGAATAATCTCACGCCACATGAGTGGACTACGCAACTTCAGGATATGAAAAAAATCCAAATAATCACTGTCACCTAAATGGGGTACTTACATTAGGACAGGCTTTCGAAACTGAAAGCCTGCCCTTTTTAGTTTCGTTGGAAGTCGCTCCGGCGAAGTGGTAAAATATTTGTGCAGATGTCAGGATAATCTGTTATTTGAAGTATGTAGCATGATCTGCAATGAAAACTTCTAAGGTTCGTGGTGGACAACCCAGTATTGTCCTTACACAGTCTGTAACAATTTCAGTTTCTCCATTAAGCTGTTCAGCGTCGTAAGCCAGAAAAGTTTCGATTAATGCGGCCGGCATGTTCTTTTCTTCCATATCCTGCTTTGCCTGTTCAAAAGAAATGGGACAGTAGATTACTTTTTCATGAATAACATTGCTGATGGCCGTCGCAACATCATAATAGTTTACTGCCTTATCGCTGGTAAGGAGATATATTTTATCAAAGTGAGTTTCGGGTACTGTCAGACATTTAAAAGCCACATCTGAAATATCCCTCCTGTCCACATGTGCTCTCTTTCCATCACCGGTTGCTTCATAGAATTTCCGTTCCTTACGCACAGCATCGGCTATTTCACCTAACCAATTCTGCATAATTCCATTGGGACGTAGGATCGTATAATGGATTCCAGATGCGATTAAATAATTTTCGATCTGTCCGTGGCTACGTGGTATATAAAGCCTGGAGTTGAGGTCAGCGGCACCTGAGGAAAGCTTCACAATATGCTTAATCCCCATTTCTTTTGCCACATCAATCACATTTTTTTGATCTTCTACAACTGTGGGGCTATTTCCAGATAATAAAAAAACAGCCTTACTGTTTTCCATTGTCGCATACAAACTTTCCTTATGGGACATATCTGCCTGTACCCATTGTACAAAGGGGAAGTCAGTAGTATTGTGGCAGTTCCGGGTTACTGCGATTGTTTCAATTTGGGCTTTGTATAACAGGTGGATCAGCAATGAACCGATATTGCCAGATGCACCAAAAACGGTAATTTTATTATTTTCCATTTTGAAAGATTTTGATTTATGGCTCAAAACTATCTTAACGGAAAAAAGGAAAATTGAACAAACCCGACATTTTTAAGACAACCATTCCGGAAAATTTAATACTTGTTCATTTGCCTGCTGCGAAAACAATTTCGGAGTAGTGCCGGTAAACGATTTAAAATCACGGATAAAATGTGCCTGGTCCGCATAAGAATGCTGATAGGCTATTTTAGTATAAGATGTAAATTTTCGGCTACGAATATGGTCCAGCGCTGCCTGAAAGCGGCAAATACGAAAGTATAACTTTGGAGGTATGCCTATATTCGTTTTAAACATCCTTTGCAAAGAACGTTCTGTAATATTAAGTTCAGTCTGAATTCTATGTAATCCATCGTCATTGTTTATATTCAAATTTGCTACTGCATATGAAGCGTATAGATTTTCACGATGCTTATTTTTTGTAATCAACTGTGAGATGAAATCGGAGGTAATAGTAATTCTTTTATTTAAACGTCTCTCTTCCAGCAATTGCGCTGTTAAGTTATTTTTTACAACATCATCTAAATGAAAATAACTATCTGTCAACTCATTAGCATCAATTCCGAAAATTGATTTAATGGCATTGGTCTGAAAACATACGATAAGGTTGCAATAGCCATCGCTGACCGTTTTTTGCGAATTAGAACTTGTCAGACCATGCAGATAAAGTGGAGGTAACTTTTCATTATTAATGCCTATAAAACAGGTGGTTTCCTGAAATACGAGGCCAGGGTTAGCATCTGCAATTATCTTAAATGTTTTTATTTGATCACAACGGCCGTTACTTTCCAGTAATCCGAAATGGCGTATGTACGGTCGCAACTTCGTAGCCGGCTGTATTTGTGTATATTTCATCCTCTTGCATTTGGCGTAATAAACTCAAATGTCGGCAATTAATTTCGGATATAAATCAATTCCAAATTTTAGCTTACTCCGCCGTTAGGTATGTATTGTATATGATTGTGTTAACTTAGAAAGGGGGCATAACCCCGATTTCTTTCCCGTACTTTGGAGGTAGTTGCCTAACGCCAGCACATCTCTTCGTCACATGTCTCCGGCGAATCTCCTCCTTGCTTTACAAGTGGTACTACATTCCCGTCCGCGCCTTCGTTTACATTATAGCGCCGCCCGTCCGCGGGGATCACTGCCATATTCCATATATGTGAGTAAGGGCCGGTGGCCCGGTAATTTGTTCCTACCAGCAGATATTTGCCATCCGGAGAAAAGAGGGGCATTATCTCTACGTTATCGCTGCTGGTCACCTGGACAAGGTTGCTACCGTCGGCATTCATCATCCAGATATGATTGTTTGCTGCCAGCGCCATTTTGCTGCCGTCGCGGCTAACAGAGAGATAGCCCCATTCGCTGAAGCTAAATGTTTTGACAAGCGTGCCCTGCGTAAAAGTGCTGTTGGTGCGGTACAGGTTATTGCCGATGCTGAAAACCAGGGTCTTGTCCGGCATCCAGTTAACGTTTCCTTCAATCTTCTTTCCCTGGTAAGTGGCAAGGTTATACAGTATTTTTCCTTTCGTGTCCAGGACTATCAATCCATCATCAAAAGTGGGTGGTACGGCAATCAGTTGCATATCCGGCGATAGAAGCGGGTGAGTATGACTGGCATAGCCGGATTGTCTTACAAATTTACTTACCACCGTGCCATCGGCGACGTTCATCAGCATGTAAATCTCCGAATCGTAGTCGTCCGGATTGTCTATGGACTGCAGCATCTTTGTTCCATCCAGGCTGATGTCCCATCCGTTATCACCGGAAGTATGTTGCCGCTGCACCGATATGGTCCCGTTCTGCAGTTTGAATTTCAGTATACCATCATTGGCCCAGTCGTAATAAATTACGCCGGCGCCGTAATTCCGGTTTGCCCCGCCGTTGTCCGGGCCGGGATTATCATTTTTCTTGCTGCAACTGCAGCACAGCAGCAATAATGCAAGGAATGAACGGCACAATGGGGGCTGCATCTTCATTTCGATTAATTTATAGGGGTGATGAGGGTTAGAGCACCGGAGAAGATCCGGTACCCAAAATTGCGGAAGATAATGTGTCAGAACAATACTCCCTGGGGAGTATTTTTTAGGGTCAGAGCAACTGGTATTCTTTGGCTAGTTTGATAAGCGTCACTATATTATTGGTCTGGAATTTCTGAAGTAATGTTGCGCGATGTGTTTTTACAGTGAGGGGGCTTATAAACAGTTCCGCCGCTATTTGGGCAGACTTCTTCCCTTCAGCCAATAGCTGCAAAATCTGCTTCTCCCTTTTGGTAAGGTTCGGGGTATCTGTAATAGTTCCCAGTTCCGGACCGGACATGATCGCCTTGACCTCGCTGCTCAGTGCAGTCCCGCCTTCAAGCGCAAGCCGGATACATTCCAGGATATCCTTTGCCGTGGCAGTTTTGAGCAGGTAACCATGGGCGCCGCTTTGTAACATCAGCCGTATAATGCTCCTTTCGCTCAGGTTGCTGATGGCCAGTATTTTCATTTCGGGATACCGTCTGCATATTTCTTTGCAGAAGTGGATGCCGCTGCCGTCAGGCAGTGTAATATCCAGCAGGACAATGTCTACTGTATTATCTTTCAGGTAGGACAATAAGTCGCCGCCAGTGGTGAACCGCGCTTTTACACAAAAGCCATATTCTGCTTCCAGCAGATTTTTCAGTCCTTCTATTACAACAGGGTGATCATCTACAATAGCAATGCTTATGTTGGGGTTATGCTGCCACATTTAGTTCAATATTAATAATGGTACCATTGTCTGAAGAATCGATATGAATATTGCCTTTCAGGAAGGTTACACGGCTGCGGATATTGTGTAATCCCATACCTTCATATTCCTGTGCGGCATCAAATCCTTTACCGTTGTCCTCTACGGTAATAAAAAAGGTATCCTCCGCCTGGCTGCATTGCACCATGATCCAGCTGGCGCCGGAGTGTTTTACGGCATTGCCCAGGATCTCCTGTATCATACGGTATATAATAATCTGTATTTGCGATGGTATGTTCACGTTTATATTGAATGCATGGAATATGATCTGTACTTTTGGAGACATGCTGTTTTCACATAGTTCTTTAAGCGCTGTCTGCAAGCCGGATTTGAGCAATGATTCCGGCATCATATTGCGGGCTATCCGACGGAGTTCATTGACAGAGGAGCCCAATTGATCAATGGCGGAGTGCAGTGTTGTGTTTTGTGGCGCCTCTTCTTCGGCCATCCGTGAGAGATTAAGCTTTACACCGGCCAGCATTCCCCCTAAACCATCGTGCAGGTCCCGGGCCAGGCGGTGGCGTTCTTTTTCCTCCCCTGTAAGCAGGGCCTGTGTGACTTCTATCTGCTGCCGCTGCTCCAATGACTGCAGCTGCTGGAGGGTCCGCACTTTTCTCTGTTTGAACAGGTAGAGGAAAAAAAGTATAACGAGTATCAGGGGGATAACGATACCCCATAACAGAAGCTTCTGCATCTTTGCCCTGCTTTGCAGCTCGAATATCTGCTGTTCTTTTCTGGAAGACTGGAATTGCATCTCCATTTCACTTAGCTTAATAGCTGCCTCTTTCTTGTCGATACTGTCCTTCAACTGCGTATACTCAGAAAGATACCGGTAAGCATCAGTAATATTTCCCGTTTTTTTGGAAAGGTCCGATAGATCATGAAGTGAAGCAATCAGAAATGTGGGTATATTGTCCTCCCTGGCCATTCTGTTGATCAGCGCTGCATATACCTTTGCCTCCCGGTAACGGCGTTGGACAAAGAAGTTTTCCTGAAGCATGGAATAGGCATTGTGTAAATTCATCCTGTCAGGATACACTGCCTGCTGTGCGATGGCCTTTCTGCATAAGGAGTCGGCAAGCGAAAATTTCCCTGATTTGGTGTAATAAGATGCTTTATAAGCATAATAATTTGACCATTCCCGTGTCTGGCCGACAGCTGTCAATGCCTGTTCTGCCTTATCGAGGTAATGTTTTACGCGGTCCATGCTGTCCAATTCAAGCATCAGATAGGCTACTGACAGGTATACCCCTGCCTTTCCGGGGACGGAAGGGTCTTTTTCAATAAGTGAAACGCTTTTTAAAAAATAAGGATATGCCTTCCTGAATTCGTTTGCATTGAGGAATTTATTGGCAATATTATGCAAGGTAATTGCGTACGATCCGGTATCTGACATTTCTTCGAATATGGGTAGCGCCGAAATCAGCAACTGTAATGAAATACCTTCGAAACCTTTCAGGCTATAAGCATTTGACAGGTTCCCCAAAGTGCGCGCATAAAGTTTTTTTGCATCAGGGCCAGACTCGTTCTCTATTAATTGTCTGGTTATGCTATAATGTGCGATCGCGCTGTCCGTATTTTGCAGGTACAGGTAAACCGTACCGAGGCTGTATCGGGTCCTGGCTTCTTCAAATTTCAGGTGCTTTTGCCGGCAAAGTGATAAAGCCTCATTTCCGATCCGGATAGCTTTTTCCCCTTCATTCATCTGGGCATAGGCGAGTGCCAGACCGCGCAGTAAACGAATGCGGGTCGTGTCGCTGGTGGCCTTTTGCAGCAACTTATGTAAACTGTCGACTTGTTGCTGGTATGGTTGTGCCATCAGTACTACTGTGCTGCAAATGCACGCAATAAGGAAAAGAGATAGGCGGGTCACCTGGTAAAAGATTGCGACGTAATGTTACAGAAATTTCCTGAGAAATATAAAAGTACCGGTTTAAAATACTCCCAGGGGAGTATTGTTAGGATGGCAGCTGATGCCCAACTTTGAATATAAAGATAATCAAATGAAATATACCCCCATCTTTGCAGTCGTATTTTTAGTTGCAGCCATCTTCGCCTCCTGTAAGAAAGACAATGTTAAATCCAGGGAGACAGTCCTGTATGAAGCGGATTTTAGCAGTGAGGACGGACACTGGTCTGTAGGGGCCCTTGGCAGTGCCGGGGCAATGGCAACCATCAGCAACGGATACTATACCCTGGTGGCAGGCTCGCAGGGAAGGGATGTATGGACCTGGGCTGTTTTTTCAGGCGTTGATGGCGGTACCGCTGTGGAGGCAAGTGTAAAACTAAGCACAACCGGTAGCAGCAGTGATGGAAGCGGAGGACTGATTTGGGGATCCAAAGAAAATAACAACAGCAATGTGCGTTATTATTTTGGAATATCATATGATGGGTATTATACCATATGGGGATACCCGAACGGAACAGATAAGCCATTCGTTGTGTATAAAGACTGGGTATCGAACAGCGCGATCCGGAATAGCGACTTTAATACGCTTCGCATCACATTGGTTAATGGTTCGCTTCACTTTTATATCAATACCCAGGAAGTGTTTAATATGCCATCTACCGGTGGGTCACTTGATAAGTCGGGGTTTGCGGTTTCCAAAAACTCCACTTTGCAGGCGGATTACTTCAAAGCAGTGAAATTGGATTAGAAGAACTGCCACTCAGGTATTGCGCAAGTCCGCGACCAATATCAGTGAGGGGAGAGGTAGGGCTACACCATTCCGCGTCGCCGGCGCTCCCTGGATGGCGCCGGGGTTACCCAACTTGTTAATACACTACATCCTGACGACGTATTTGCCCGGCCTGTCAGTTTTAAACCTGCACAGCCACCCTGCGCCTGTACCATCTGAAATACCCACACCAATATGCTGGCCGCTCAGCAATGGGCCGCCGAAGTTTGAAAGATGAGAAGCTTTTTTTATTGCCCCCACAATACTGTCAACATCATCAGACATTGTCTTGTTGTATTCTAACATAACAACAGCGTATTTACGCAGTTCAAACCAGATTCAATTTCGGGGAAACGACCGGTATCTCTGACATAGTTGATAATCAACGACTGCGGCCATCGCAGTTAAAAAAATGCTGTTTTTATCTCATTTATTTAAGTAGTGGACAAGGGGCCTGGTATATCAATTAATCCATCGATCGTCATTTTGGATACAACCTAACTCAATCTGGCAACAGAAGAGTAATAATTTCTGCACAATTTTGTATTGTCAAATCCAAACAAAAATCAAAGGCAGGAATATGAAAAAAACAATCGCATTATTAGGCGCAACCGGAAAGGTTGGCAGTAAGATTTCGGAACTCCTTTTGAAGGATGGATTCAGTTTAAAATTAATTGCTCAAACGGATAGCAAGCTCAAAAGGTTTAAGGATATGGGTGCTGAAGTAATTCCGGCAGACATTACAGATGTGAATGCATTAACTGAAGCATTTCGTAACGCTGATGGTGCTTATGTCATGACACCACCTGATTTTGGCGCTGCCAGCTATCGGGTGTTTCAGCGACAAGTTGGAGATGCTGTTATTGAATCGGTTAAAAAGTCTGGGATAAAATATATTGTAAACCTAAGTAGTTGTGGTGGTCACATGCACGAAGGTAATGGTCTTATTGGTGGTCTTGCCGAACAGGAGGTAAAATTAAACCAACTGAAAGATGTTAATGTATTGCATTTGCGCCCGGCTTATTTTTTGGATAATATGTTGTTAAATGCACAACTAATAAAACAAATGGGGATAAATGGCACTACTGCCGATGCAGATCACGAAATTCCAATGGTTGCAACAAAGGATATTGCGGCGGTTGCGGCAGCTTATCTGAACAAGCTGGATTTCGATGGAAAAAGTGTTCGGGCTATACTTGGGCAAAGAAATTACTCATTTAAAGAAATAACCGGAATTATCGGCAAGGCGATTGGGAAGCCGGAATTGCAGTATATTCAATTCCCGGTTGAACAGTCAATACAAGCAATGGTTGAACAAGGTCTTTCTGCTGATGTCGCTAAAGATATAACTGGTATGGAAAATTCCCTGAAAACCGGGGTGATGAACTACGAAAAAAGAACTGCTGAAAACACAACCCCAACATCGGCAGAGGTTTTTATACAAGAGGCATTCCTGCCATTGTATAATTCTTTATAATTTTTAAACAGAAAAAATTTCTTTCACTATGGAAAAGAAAACAACCGTGGCGGGAAAAGTAGATAGAAATCATCCCGCATTTAACAAAAATTCAG
This window of the Chitinophaga varians genome carries:
- a CDS encoding NmrA family NAD(P)-binding protein — its product is MENNKITVFGASGNIGSLLIHLLYKAQIETIAVTRNCHNTTDFPFVQWVQADMSHKESLYATMENSKAVFLLSGNSPTVVEDQKNVIDVAKEMGIKHIVKLSSGAADLNSRLYIPRSHGQIENYLIASGIHYTILRPNGIMQNWLGEIADAVRKERKFYEATGDGKRAHVDRRDISDVAFKCLTVPETHFDKIYLLTSDKAVNYYDVATAISNVIHEKVIYCPISFEQAKQDMEEKNMPAALIETFLAYDAEQLNGETEIVTDCVRTILGCPPRTLEVFIADHATYFK
- a CDS encoding helix-turn-helix domain-containing protein — protein: MKYTQIQPATKLRPYIRHFGLLESNGRCDQIKTFKIIADANPGLVFQETTCFIGINNEKLPPLYLHGLTSSNSQKTVSDGYCNLIVCFQTNAIKSIFGIDANELTDSYFHLDDVVKNNLTAQLLEERRLNKRITITSDFISQLITKNKHRENLYASYAVANLNINNDDGLHRIQTELNITERSLQRMFKTNIGIPPKLYFRICRFQAALDHIRSRKFTSYTKIAYQHSYADQAHFIRDFKSFTGTTPKLFSQQANEQVLNFPEWLS
- a CDS encoding TolB family protein — its product is MKMQPPLCRSFLALLLLCCSCSKKNDNPGPDNGGANRNYGAGVIYYDWANDGILKFKLQNGTISVQRQHTSGDNGWDISLDGTKMLQSIDNPDDYDSEIYMLMNVADGTVVSKFVRQSGYASHTHPLLSPDMQLIAVPPTFDDGLIVLDTKGKILYNLATYQGKKIEGNVNWMPDKTLVFSIGNNLYRTNSTFTQGTLVKTFSFSEWGYLSVSRDGSKMALAANNHIWMMNADGSNLVQVTSSDNVEIMPLFSPDGKYLLVGTNYRATGPYSHIWNMAVIPADGRRYNVNEGADGNVVPLVKQGGDSPETCDEEMCWR
- a CDS encoding response regulator; translation: MWQHNPNISIAIVDDHPVVIEGLKNLLEAEYGFCVKARFTTGGDLLSYLKDNTVDIVLLDITLPDGSGIHFCKEICRRYPEMKILAISNLSERSIIRLMLQSGAHGYLLKTATAKDILECIRLALEGGTALSSEVKAIMSGPELGTITDTPNLTKREKQILQLLAEGKKSAQIAAELFISPLTVKTHRATLLQKFQTNNIVTLIKLAKEYQLL
- a CDS encoding sensor histidine kinase, producing MAQPYQQQVDSLHKLLQKATSDTTRIRLLRGLALAYAQMNEGEKAIRIGNEALSLCRQKHLKFEEARTRYSLGTVYLYLQNTDSAIAHYSITRQLIENESGPDAKKLYARTLGNLSNAYSLKGFEGISLQLLISALPIFEEMSDTGSYAITLHNIANKFLNANEFRKAYPYFLKSVSLIEKDPSVPGKAGVYLSVAYLMLELDSMDRVKHYLDKAEQALTAVGQTREWSNYYAYKASYYTKSGKFSLADSLCRKAIAQQAVYPDRMNLHNAYSMLQENFFVQRRYREAKVYAALINRMAREDNIPTFLIASLHDLSDLSKKTGNITDAYRYLSEYTQLKDSIDKKEAAIKLSEMEMQFQSSRKEQQIFELQSRAKMQKLLLWGIVIPLILVILFFLYLFKQRKVRTLQQLQSLEQRQQIEVTQALLTGEEKERHRLARDLHDGLGGMLAGVKLNLSRMAEEEAPQNTTLHSAIDQLGSSVNELRRIARNMMPESLLKSGLQTALKELCENSMSPKVQIIFHAFNINVNIPSQIQIIIYRMIQEILGNAVKHSGASWIMVQCSQAEDTFFITVEDNGKGFDAAQEYEGMGLHNIRSRVTFLKGNIHIDSSDNGTIINIELNVAA
- a CDS encoding NAD(P)H-binding protein; translation: MKKTIALLGATGKVGSKISELLLKDGFSLKLIAQTDSKLKRFKDMGAEVIPADITDVNALTEAFRNADGAYVMTPPDFGAASYRVFQRQVGDAVIESVKKSGIKYIVNLSSCGGHMHEGNGLIGGLAEQEVKLNQLKDVNVLHLRPAYFLDNMLLNAQLIKQMGINGTTADADHEIPMVATKDIAAVAAAYLNKLDFDGKSVRAILGQRNYSFKEITGIIGKAIGKPELQYIQFPVEQSIQAMVEQGLSADVAKDITGMENSLKTGVMNYEKRTAENTTPTSAEVFIQEAFLPLYNSL